GTCCTTTATTAATAAAAGAACTTATAACTTCTaccatttagaaaaaaactctcacgttttgatttgtttaatttccaacacgccccctcaaaTCAAAACCTCCACATGCCAAGCATGCCTCTTAGCCTCATGAAAATTGTACCTAATAATGGCTTAGTAAATATATCTGCTACTTGTTTAGTGGTGTGGCAATACTGGAGCTCTATTGTCTTCCGCTTAACATGGTCTCTAAGAAAGTGGAACCTTGTGTCAATGTGTTTACTCCTCCCATGTTGCACTGGATTCTTTGCTAACTTTATAGCTGATTGGTTATCCCTGTAAATCATAGTCGGTTCTTCTTGTGGATGTTCCAGTTCCTTCAAGAGATTCCTTAGCCATATAGCTTCACAAACAGTAGATGAAGCCGCCACATACTCCGCCTCACAGGTAGACAATGCTATGATTTCTAGTTTCTTGGATGTCCAAGAAAATGCTGTAGAACTAAGATTGAACACATACCCAGTAGTATTTTTCCTCTCATCTTGGTCACATCCCCAATTACTATCTGAATAACCAACTAATTTTACTTCATCACCATAGGCATAGAATAAACCAAGATTCAGAGTGCCTTTGATGTACCTTAGGATCCTTTTTGCAGTTAACCAATGAGTCTCCATTGGTGTCTCCATGTATCGACTCACAAGTCCAACTCCATAGACAATATCTGGCCTTGTGATCGTCAAGTACCTCAGACTTCCAACCAAACTCTTGTAAAGAGTTGGTTCAATAACTCGACCATCTCCTTCTTTTGACAACTTTATGCTTGTTTCAACTGGGGTATTCACAGAGTTGCAGCTATCCATCTTGAATTTCTCTAAAATCTCCCTCatgtacttcttttgggatatGAAAATTCCACCCTGTTGTTGCTTCACTTCAATACCAGGGAAATAGGACATCAACCCGTTGTCTGTCATCTCAAACTCCTTAAACAATGATTGCTTGAATTCCTTGAACATTTCACCACTATTTCCTGTATATAACAGATCATCAACATATAGGCAAATGATTAGAAATTCACCACGAtggtttttcttcatataaacAGCATGCTCATATGGACATTTAGTGAAGCTGTTCTGATGAAGGTAATTATCAATGCATGCGTTCCAAGCTCTTGGTGCCTGCTTTAAGCCATATAACACCTTCTTAAGGCGGTAcacctttctttcttctatttccATTATAAAGCCTTCCAGTTGTAGTATGTACACCTCTTCTTCAAGGATGCCATTGAGAAAGGATGACTTGACATCAAGTTGGTATATCTTCCAATTGTAATCAGCGGCAAGTGCGATTAACAATCTCACTGTGTTAAGTCTCGCAACTGGTGCAAAGACCTCTTCATAGTCGATGCCATACTTTTGTTTGTAACCTTTAGCTACAAGTCTTGCCTTGTATTGAGAAACTTCACCTTGTGCAGTGCGTTTGATCTTGTACAACCACTTGACACCAATAGCCTTATGGTTTGATGGGAGTGTTGTCAACTCCCAAGTGTCATTCTTTTGAATAGCATGTATCTCCTCCTCCATTGTGGATCTCCAATAATCTTCTTCAACAGCTTCTTGAAAGGTAAGAGGCTCATGATCAGCATATAGGCAGAAAAAATTAGTCTCTCCATCTTATGTTTGCTCATAGATTTCCCTGAGACTTCTCATCTTACTTTGATTTGTGGAGGATCTGCTGCTGCTACCTCTCATAGAAGATGTAGAGTCCCTCTGTGCTGCGGACGGTGTGGTAGGCTGAGAAGATGATGGGGTACTTGGTGGAGCTTCTGTTGAGAGCTCTTCAGGCTCCTCTAACACTTGTTGTTCTAGCCTTCTCTTCATTGCTCCAGCTCCACACACTTTCTTCATCAAAGATAATGTCTCTACTAACTACTAGTTTCTTTGTTAGTGGATTGTAGAGCTTGTATGCTTTCAACTCTTCGCTATATCCGAGAAAGATACACTTTTCACCACGATCATCAAGCTTCTTCCTCTTGGATTCGGGAACTTGAGAATATGCAACACACCCAAAGATTCTTAGGTGTGCAACACTTGGCTTGTGGCCGCTCCATGCCTCTTGAGGTGTCATATTCTTGACACTTTTGGTAGGACATCGGTTGAGTAGATAAGATGAGCATGCCATAGCTTTTTCCTAGAATTGTTTTGGCAGCCCTTTCTCCTTGAGCATAGTTCTAGTCATATTAAGAATGGTACGGTTCTTTCTTTCGGCAATCCCGTTTTGCTGTGGGGTGTAAGCAGCAGTCAACTGATGCTTTATGCCTTGTTCCCtgcaatacttatcaaattcttttgaggTATATTCTCCACCTTGGTCAGAACGAAGAGTTACAAGCTTATGGCCACTTTGATTTTCAACAAGGGCTTTGAAGTTCTTGAATACAATAAAGGCAGctgatttttctttaagaaaataaacccaAAGTTTTCTGCTAAAGTCATCGATGAAGGTAATAAAGTATCTATTACCTCCTAAGGACATGGGCTCTATTGGTCCACATATGTCGGTATGAACCAGTTGCAATGGTGATGTTGCTCTCCAAGATTTGCTGCTGGGAAAAGGAAGTCGTGCCTGCTTGCCAAGTATACATCCTTCACAAATGTTGCTCGGTGGCTCGATCACTGGTAACCCATGCACCATGCCAAATGAAGATAATAGCTTTAGGCCGCTGAAATGTAGATGGCCAAAGCGAAGATGCCACTTCCATGACTCACTTTCCTTGAGTCCATAGAAGCACTTCTCAGACTTTGTGTTAAGATGTAACGGGAACATGCGATTATTGGTCATTGGAACACGAGCCACAATTCCTCCACGTGTATCTCTCAAAATGAGAGAGTAGTTCTCTATATGTATGGTGTACCCCTTCTCGAGCAGCTACCCAATGCTAAGAATATTGCTTTTCATGTTAGGCATATAATAAACATCATAAATGTACCCTTTCTTACCATCATTTTGATAGATTTTTATCTTCCCTTTGCCTTCAACTGAGAGTTTGGTGGAGTCTCCCAAGTTCACTTTTCCACGAACTCCTTCTGTGAGTTCAACGAACAGATCTTTCTTCCCACACATATGATTGCTTGCGCCAGAATCGAGGTACCAAACCTCATCTTGTGAATCTGAAACACCATGAGCAAGAAGTAAAATAGAATCACTACGAACCTCATATGTTGCTTCTACGACATTTGCTTGTTCATCATCTTTGTGCCAACAATCCGAGGCATAGTGTCCAAACTTCTTGCAATTGTAGCATTGGATACTCTTGCAGTTTCCACGTCCATATGTGGATCTTTCTTTTCCTTGGTAGCCTCCTCGTCCTCGACCTCTAAAGCTTTGAGTCTCCTGTATACTTTGACATGGTTGTTGGAAAATACCACGCCCACAGCCTCTACCACGACTAGGGTAGGAGCTGAACTTGCCTTGATCATTTAGAGTCAGTTTTGACTCTAGTGCTTGTTCTAATACACTAGAACTAGCATTCTTTGCATCCTTTGCTCATGTACTTGTAATGAACCGAACAACTCCTCAATTGTTAGATTCTCCAAGTCCTTAGACTCTTCGATAGCTACAACTACATGTTCAAATTTAGAGGAAAGGGATCGAAGTACCTTTTCGACGACTCGGATGTCATCGACCTTCtcattgtttcttttcaaaccaTTCATGATTACCAGCAATCGTGAGAAATAATCAAACACCGATTCTCCATCCTTCATGTGAAGAGCCTTGAACTTGCCCCGTAATGATTGGAGACGGACCCGTTTCACCCATTCGTTTCCTTTGAAGATGGAAACTAGAATCTCCCATGCTTGTTTACTTGTCATTGCTTCGGCAACTTTCTCGAAGGTAGACTCGTCCAATGCTTGATAGAGTAGAAACAAGGCCTTTTTATCCTTCTTCCTTTGCTCCTTAAGAGTCTTCTTCTCATCTGCTGTGtattcatcttcctcctccgcCGTTGGTTCTGTAAATCCGTTAGTAATTACTTCCCACAGATCTTGAAACCCAAACAGGGCTCTCATTTGGATAGGTCATGACCTATAGTTATCTTTTGATAATCTACGGATTTGTTGTTGGACTATGTTGGAACCCATTTCTAGAAGGGACACAAATGGGAATTGGCACaactgagctctgataccaatttaaaagataaaacaactagtttacaaactagttacctttctatttttctctctctctctccgtcttTTATTACTAAAGACAAAGAACAAAATTAGACTAGAGAAGAGTGGAGGAAgtcttttttgtatttcacTTGTATATAAAATACATCTTacgaagcctataaatagaggcattcaAAGACTAACTTACAAGGCTTTTCCTTCTCCATATTTattgtaataaataacaaaaactcatCTATAAGTTAAGACTTCAGttgagaattaaataaatacatCAGTTTAGAAAAACTAAAGtcccttattaattaaaagaacttaTAACTGCTACCATTTAGAAAAAACTCTCacgttttgatttgtttagttttcaACAACATATTCCAATTATGTGTAAAAGGAGTACCTATAGCAGATTTTGCCACGCGGACAGAGAGGTCACTACCACCTTTTGTGTACTCCTCTTGAAGATTAATTAGATCAGAAGTCCAAATCCAACATTTGTAGGTCCTGTGAGTTCGTTGCGAGCGGCTTAGAGCATATGAATAAGCCTGGCACTGGTTGTTGTCAAGGCACGCCTTTCTGCATTCTGTTTCGTTTTTTGCCTCCACATCAGTGTCTGGTTTGCTCACTTTCATCATCTTTAAGCTCAAGAACTTGTCGCTCTTGTCATATGATTTCCAATTTCTGATGCACCCATCCAAAAAATCACTAGAATTCCAATTCCCCTGGTTAGCAGGCTGGAACCCGGGCAAACATTTGCATTCCAACTTATTGTTAACATTGCAGCTTCCGAAATTCCCACAAGCATTGTAAAAGCTACATTCGTTTTCCGGTTCCCTCCATGTCAAATCCCCGCTCTGATAGCACTGTAATTCCCCCGTATAATTCATCACTAACCTTGCGCAACTATCATTAGAATTCTTCTTGTAATTAGCTATACACTTGGCATACTCCAACCAGGACGATTTCTTATACTGCTCGCAGCTGGCCGTACTGTTGGATCTGGTGACATTTAATAACAAGTTAGCTATGGTATCGCGCATTTCACCCAAGATCCAATTTCTCCAATAAACGAGTGGCTTTGGCTTTTTGGAGATAACGTAGTAGCCCTCTCCTTCTTGATCTTGCTTAAACGTGAAGTTCCCGGGTCCCGGGTCACCATCACCTATCCATGAAGTCAACGTCAACTCTTCATCCATCTTCATACCTGGAAgaaatgtatccgttggattTTGGAAGCTCTCCCACTGACTCCTCGCCAACTGATCATCTCTTAAGACCAGGTTTCCAGAATCCATGAGCTTCACAGATCGATTTGTAGACGAAGAATTCTCAACACTTGTATTCCAATAAACCTTTCCAGCAATATCCCATACCTGAAGGTTGCCATCTTCTGCAATTCCAAAATAAACGTCCGTGGAGCTGTTAATTACCGGGTTGTCTCTGTTGGCAACCCATACATATGTTGGTCGATCCCATTTGTACCATATCCCAACGAACCTTTTGTGGTTAGAGGAGGTAAAGAATCCCAGTTCAAACCTTCCTCCACTGGAGACAAGGGTTTTTCCATTGTCAGTAATCCAGTCGCCCTGCTTCAGAGTATCTGTGGCATAGCAATAATCCACACGACAGGAAAACAACAAGAGTATGTACAAGAACAAGATGGAAGACAGCAACCAACTTGCAGACAATATACTACAGTTGATTTTTCTTCTATGGCTTATCATGATCATTACGAACAAAGCATGCATACAGGTAACTGATTTAACTGAAATTTTATATCATTTCAAGCACACCGAGGATGCTTATCATCTCATAGCAAAACATTCTGGTTCTATACTACTATACCCTTCAAGATTTCTTGGTACAAAAAAAGCCACAATGTTCTTGCATGCTTTTTAACTCCTACaacatgttaattttttgaattgccCTAAAACTTGGAGAGATTCCAACTAATTCAAACCAatccaaaactaaaattaaagtaatgattGACGCATTGCATAACCTTTTGTACCTACCACGCCCCTATCACCGTATATCCCCGGCTTCATgttgcatatttttttcttctaaatcttcttcttcatttctgcTATCTCTTCCTCTGCTACGCTGGAGACTGAAGTGATAATTGAAAGAGTAACCCACAACGCTCACTCAGTGTGGAGTTATTGCTTATTAAATGTAATATGTTGACCGTTGATATATGTACGTGTGATGCATCTGAGGTGTTGTGAAANNNNNNNNNNNNNNNNNNNNNNNNNNNNNNNNNNNNNNNNNNNNNNNNNNNNNNNNNNNNNNNNNNNNNNNNNNNNNNNNNNNNNNNNNNNNNNNNNNNNGTAAATGTAATTTATAGCCTCTGTTCACTGACTTGAACGCATTTAATTCATAGAAAACAGGTGTCACAGTGTACGTGTAAAAGAGTAAATGTGCAAATTGTAGTTGATAATTGAAATCCACAGTCGACACGGCCCACATACGTATAATAATGAGTCACTTTTTTCTATTGAAAATTGAAAGTCTGACAACACCTCACAGGCATCACACGTACATATATCAACGGTCAACATATTACATTTAATAAGCAATAACTCTACACTAAGTGAGCATTGTGAGTTACTCTTTCAATTATCACTTCAGTCTCCAGAGTAGCAGAGGAAGAGATAGCAGAAATGAAGAAGAcgatttagaagaaaaaagtatgcaACGTGAAGCCGGGGATATACGGTGATAGGGGTGTGGTAGGTACAAAAGGTTATGCAATGCGTCAATGATTACTTTAATTTTAGTTGGAATCTCTCCAAGTTTTAGggcaattcaaaaaattaacatgttGTAGGGGTTAAAAAGCATGCAAGAACATTGTGGCTTTTTTGTACCAAAAAATCTTGAAGGGTATAGTATAGAACCAGAATGTTTTGCAATGAGATGATAAGCATCCTCAGTGTGCTTGAAATGATATAAAATTTCAGTTAAATCAGTTACCTGTGTGCATGCTTTGTTCGTAATGATAAGCCATAGAAGAAAAATCAACTGTAGTATATTGTCTGCAAGTTGGTTGCTGTCTTCCATCTTGTTCTTGTACATACTCTTGTTGTTTTCCTGTCGTGTGGATTATTGCTATGCCAGAGATACTCTGAAGGAGGGCGACTGGATTACTGACAATGGAGAAACGCTCGTCTCCAGTGGAGAAACGTTTGAACTGGGATTCTTTACTCCTATCAGGAGCTCTAGCCACAAAAAGTTCGTTGGGATTCGGTACAAACAGGATCAACAAACAGTTGTATGGGTTGCCAACAGAGACTACCCAGTACTTAACGGTTCCACCGGAGTTTGTTTTGGAATTGCAAAAGATAGCAAGCTTCAGATATGGGATATTAATACTGGAAACGTTTATTGGAGTGTACGTGATGAGAGTTCTCGGTCTACAAGACGATCTGTGAAGCTTTTGGATTCTGGAAACCTGGTCTTAAGGAATGATCAGTTTGGAACGAGTCTGTGGGAGAGCTTCCAAaatccaacggatacatttcTTTCTGGTATGAAGATGGATGACGAGCTGATGTTGACTTCAAGGATCGGTGACGGTGACCCGGGAAATGGGAACTTCACGTTTAAGCAATATCAAGATGAAGAGGGCCACTACGTTATCTCAAAAAAGACAGGCGATTATTGGAGAAGTTGGATATCAGGCAAGTTCTTGAGCTCAGATGAAATGCCCTATGCCATAGCCTACTTGTTATCAAATTTCAGCAGGAGCGTGAAGCAAACCAAGAACCTACCTCCGCAGAAAAGATCAGCACAATTGCAGCTAGACCTTAATTACACAAGGTTAGTGATGAAATATAATGGGGAATTACAATATCTGAAATGGGATGTGGACAACGGAAATTGGGATTCGATATGGAGGGAGCCGGAAGACGAATGTAACATTTACAATGCTTGTGGGAAATTCGGCAGCTGCAATATTAACAATAGGCCATTCGTATGCAAGTGTTTGCCAGGGTTCCAGCCTACTAACCCGAAGCGTTGGGATTCCGGAGATTTTTTGGGTGGGTGCACCAGAAAGTCGACATCATCTGACAACAGCGACATGTTCTTGAACTTAACGATGATGAAAGTGAGCAACCCAGACTCTGATTTCATGGTTAAAAACGAGACAGAATGCAAAAATGAGTGCCTTGACAACAGCCAGTGTCAAGCTTATTCATATGAGGTAGCTCAAACCAGTAGCCTAAGAAGGGAGACTACTGCTGGGAACGACACCTGCTGGATTTGGACTTCGGATGTAAGTAATCTTCAAGAGGAGTACACAAACGGTGTTAACCTCTTTGTGCGCGTGGCAAAATCTGTTATAGGTACTCCTTTTACACATTGGAATGATATGCTGGGATTAATTGCATCCATAGATACAGATCTAGCTAATTTAGTAAAGgtaattttttggaaaatagaaaGGAAGTAAGAAACCACCTCTGCtggtatggattttttttgttttttaaataattttatttttttatgcttgACGATGACATTAAATAGTTCTGATTAAGTTTGTTTTGAGAAATTAACCTTTGCTGTACATGATCACTTGTCACCCTTGGGCTGCTTGTTATAATTAGGATTCCAAATTGTATACTTTTGCAGAATCAACTGTTAAGAATTGTGAGCCTTGTGGCACAAATTTGATCCCCTATCCATTGAGCACTAGACCAAATTGTGGTGACCCCATGTATTTCAGTTTTTACTGCGACAATTCCATAGGCCAAGTAAACTTCAAGGCACTTAGTGGCACTTATCGTGTTGCTACTATCAATCAAACTACACGNNNNNNNNNNNNNNNNNNNNNNNNNNNNNNNNNNNNNNNNNNNNNNNNNNNNNNNNNNNNNNNNNNNNNNNNNNNNNNNNNNNNNNNNNNNNNNNNNNNNTTCGGGGATATTGCATAAAAGGAGATGAAAAGATTTTATTATATGAGTACATGCCCAACAAAAGCTTAGACTCATTTATATTTGGTTGGTCTCTAAAGTGAATTCCTAATCTCTGTTAGAGCTTgatagactatatatatatatatatatatatatatatgtgtgtgtgtgtgtgtgtgtgagaaaagGCTAACTTGTTTATGTTGTTGACACCATTCTTtgaatggaaaatggaaaactcGTAAGATCAAAAGCTAAGCATGCGTTTGGACTGGGAAATGCGCGTCAACATTATTTTGGGAATAGCTCGtgggcttctttatcttcaccACGACTCTAGATTGAGGATCATCCATAGAGATCTGAAAACAAGCAACATCCTTTTAGACGAGGAAATGAACCCCAAAATATCTGACTTTGGCTTGGCAAGGATTGTTGGAGGCAATGAAACCGGGGCAAACACAACTAGAGTAGTTGGAACTTAGTAAGCACAATTTTCAATACCCCAGCTTTGTCTacacaaagtatatatataagtgccTACCTTATCCACTAATGAAATATGTTGGCATGCAGTGGCTATATGGCTCCAGAATATGCATTAGATGGACTTTTCTCAGTTAAATCCGATGTTTTTAGCTTTGGTGTAGTTCTACTTGAGATTATAACTAGGAAAAAGAATACAGGATTTTATCAGTCAAAACAAGATATGAG
This window of the Corylus avellana chromosome ca5, CavTom2PMs-1.0 genome carries:
- the LOC132181680 gene encoding G-type lectin S-receptor-like serine/threonine-protein kinase At4g03230; this translates as MISHRRKINCSILSASWLLSSILFLYILLLFSCRVDYCYARDTLKEGDWITDNGETLVSSGETFELGFFTPIRSSSHKKFVGIRYKQDQQTVVWVANRDYPVLNGSTGVCFGIAKDSKLQIWDINTGNVYWSVRDESSRSTRRSVKLLDSGNLVLRNDQFGTSLWESFQNPTDTFLSGMKMDDELMLTSRIGDGDPGNGNFTFKQYQDEEGHYVISKKTGDYWRSWISGKFLSSDEMPYAIAYLLSNFSRSVKQTKNLPPQKRSAQLQLDLNYTRLVMKYNGELQYLKWDVDNGNWDSIWREPEDECNIYNACGKFGSCNINNRPFVCKCLPGFQPTNPKRWDSGDFLGGCTRKSTSSDNSDMFLNLTMMKVSNPDSDFMVKNETECKNECLDNSQCQAYSYEVAQTSSLRRETTAGNDTCWIWTSDVSNLQEEYTNGVNLFVRVAKSVIESTVKNCEPCGTNLIPYPLSTRPNCGDPMYFSFYCDNSIGQVNFKALSGTYRVATINQRDEKILLYEYMPNKSLDSFIFDQKLSMRLDWEMRVNIILGIARGLLYLHHDSRLRIIHRDLKTSNILLDEEMNPKISDFGLARIVGGNETGANTTRVVGTYGYMAPEYALDGLFSVKSDVFSFGVVLLEIITRKKNTGFYQSKQDMSLIGYAWRLWVEEKVLDLMDPALQNVCNADQFVKCVNVRLLCVQEDPNDRPTMSNVVTMLDSEAVTIPTPKQSAFIPWRGLSSKASSSSKPDSTYIELTSSLEEKHDTA